The Planococcus halocryophilus nucleotide sequence GCTATAATACGTATCAAAATCCGTTGGCAATTCATTTAAGATATGCGTGACAAACCCTTGCGTACCATGAGATCCATCTACTGTCGCAATATGCGTTTCGCCAAGTTTACGGAATTTATCTTCATAGAAAACGGCTTGTTTGCTTTCAAATCCTAAAATATGAACTGTTTCAATGCCGCACGCGTTTAATTGTTTCGCCAGTTCATACAAAGGCGGTACACCAATTCCTCCGCCAATTAAATACGCTTTTTTCTCGGCTTCTTCGACAGGAAAACCATGCCCAAGTGGACCTAGCACATCTATTGTGTCACCTGGTTTTTTTTCAGCTAATAGACCAGTACCGCGTCCTTCAGCTCGGTAAATCATCGTAAATTGCGAAGCTTCTAAATCAATGGATGCGACAGATATTGGACGACGCAACAATGGTTCAAAGCTGTCTGCGACTCTTATGTGAACAAATTGCCCGGGCTCTGCCATTTCATTGGCAAGAGCTCCTTGGACAGTTAGTTCAAAAATACAATGGGCTATTTCTTGTTGGTTAATGACTTGCATACGCTCTTGTTTGATCATATATTTGCCCCCATTGCTTCAGCTGAAAATGTCATGGATTCGATGACACGAAGCATAGCTTCTGCTGTATCAAGTGAAGTTAAGCAAGGAATGCCGTTTTCAACCGATTCACGGCGAATGCGGAATCCGTCACGTTGTGGCTGTTTGCCCTTTGTTAAGGTGTTGATGACAATTTGCGTATCGCCATTTTGAATAACATCTAGCAAAGTTTTGCCTTCTGAACCAATTTTACCGATTGGTGCTACTACTATGCCAGCTTCCTCGAATGCTTTGGCAGTTCCCCCTGTAGCCATGATTTGATAACCGATTGCTTTAAAGCGTTTTGCTAACCCAACCGCTTCTTCTTTGTCTTTATCTGCGACGGTTAGTAGCACTGTGCCATGATCTTTTACTTCCATGCCAGCTGCTGCTAAACCTTTATACAAAGCTTTTTCGAGTGTTGTGTCTTTGCCCATTACTTCTCCAGTTGATTTCATTTCTGGTCCAAGCGTAATGTCTACGCGGCGTAACTTCGCGAAAGAGAATACCGGTACTTTGACAAAGACGCCTTTTGAAATCGGCGCAAGACCTGGTGTAAAGCCTTGGTCGACTATGCTTTGACCAAGAATTGCTTTTGTGGCAATGTTCGCCATTGGAATCGATGTGATTTTACTCATAAATGGCACTGTTCGACTTGAACGCGGGTTTACTTCGATAACAAACACTTCGCCTTTTGAGATGACGTACTGGATATTGAGCAAACCGATAATGTTTAATCCTTTTGCTAGTCGCGTCGTATAGTCGACTAAAGTTTCTAGTAACTCATTCGAGATGTTTTGTGTTGGATAAACCGCAATCGAGTCGCCCGAATGAACACCTGCGCGTTCAATATGTTCCATAATTCCAGGGATCAAGACATTTTCACCATCTGATATCGCATCAACTTCTATTTCAATTCCCGTTAAGTAGCGATCGACTAGGACGGGGTGTTCTGGACTCGCTTCTACTGCGTGCTCCATATAATGTTTTAAGTCTTCTTCGTTATAAACGATTTCCATTGCGCGTCCACCTAGTACATAAGACGGACGAACCAATACCGGATAACCAATGTCTGTCGCGATGATAATGGCTTCTTCTGTGTTCACCGCTGTTTTGCCCAGTGGCTGCGGAATACCGATTTCGTGTAGCGCAGCTTCGAACTTATTGCGGTTTTCTGCACGGTCTGTATCTTCTAACGATGTGCCGAGAATCTTCACGCCATTTTGTTCGAGTTTTTCAGCTAAGTTGATTGCTGTTTGCCCACCAAATTGAACGACGACACCTTTTGGCTGCTCAAGATCAACGATGTGCATAACATCTTCAATCGTCAGTGGCTCAAAATACAATTTATCCGAGATCGAAAAGTCTGTTGAAACCGTTTCTGGGTTGTTGTTGACGATAATAGCTTCATAGCCTGCTTCTTTAATAGCCCATACTGAATGCACCGTTGCGTAATCAAATTCGACACCTTGACCGATGCGAATCGGACCTGAACCAAGAACAATGACGGATTCTTTATCCGTTTTCACTGATTCATTTTCATCTTCATACGTTCCGTAGAAATAAGGCGTTTCGGATTCAAACTCAGCCGCACAAGTATCCACCATTTTGTATACTGGCATTAGCTTTTGTTCTTTACGCCAGTTGTAAACTTGCTGCTCTGTTGTGTTCCAAAGTTTGGCGATTGTCCGGTCTGCAAAGCCTAAACGTTTTGCACGTTTTGCTACGTCGTAGTCAAACGCTGCGTTTTTCAAATCCTCTTCGTATTTTACGATGTTTTCGAATTTCTTCAAGAAGAATAAATCGATTTGGCTCCATTCGTTAATGGTTTCGATTGTTACACCGCGGCGAAGTGCTTCGCCGATAAAGAACAAACGCTCATCTCCCGCTCGACAAATACGTTTTTGAATCCATTCATCACTCATGCTATCCGCATTTTTTAGCTCTAAGTGGAATTGCCCTGTTTCTAATGAACGAACAGCTTTCAGGATAGATTCTTCGAATGTACGTCCCATTGCCATTACTTCGCCGGTTGCTTTCATTTGCGTTCCTAAATTACGTTTTGCTGCTTCGAATTTATCAAAAGGCCAGCGTGGAATTTTCGTGACGACATAGTCCAGTGCTGGCTCGAAAGCAGCATATGTGCGCCCTGTTACTGGATTCATCATTTCATCTAACGTTAAACCGACTGCAATTTTCGCCGCTAGTTTCGCAATAGGATAACCTGTCGCTTTAGATGCTAGTGCAGAAGATCGACTAACCCGTGGATTTACCTCAATGATGTAGTAGTTAAAGCTAAATGGATCTAATGCAAGCTGTACGTTACAGCCCCCTTCAATTTTCAAAGCGCGAATAATTTTCAGCGATACATTTCGTAGCATTTGGTATTCACGGTCTGACAAAGTTTGGCTAGGTGCGACCACAATCGAGTCTCCAGTATGAATGCCGACTGGATCGATGTTTTCCATGTTACAAACTACGATTGCAGTATCGTTCTTATCGCGCATTACTTCGTATTCAATTTCTTTAAAACCTGCGATTGATTTTTCTAGTAAACATTGTGTAACGGGGCTGTATTTTAAGCCACTCGCCACAATTTCTTTTAACTGTTCGTAGTTGTGGCAAATTCCGCCGCCTGTTCCAC carries:
- a CDS encoding dihydroorotate dehydrogenase electron transfer subunit, whose protein sequence is MIKQERMQVINQQEIAHCIFELTVQGALANEMAEPGQFVHIRVADSFEPLLRRPISVASIDLEASQFTMIYRAEGRGTGLLAEKKPGDTIDVLGPLGHGFPVEEAEKKAYLIGGGIGVPPLYELAKQLNACGIETVHILGFESKQAVFYEDKFRKLGETHIATVDGSHGTQGFVTHILNELPTDFDTYYSCGPTPMLEAVQWAYPQKKGFLSYEQRMGCGIGACFACVCRTTKSETDYIKVCSDGPVFPAGVVIS
- the carB gene encoding carbamoyl-phosphate synthase large subunit — translated: MPKRQDIQSILVIGSGPIVIGQAAEFDYAGTQACLALKEEGYRVILINSNPATIMTDTEIADKVYIEPITLEFVSRILRKERPDALLPTLGGQTGLNMAIELDESGILDELNIEILGTKLEAIHKAEDRDLFRTLMNELGEPVPDSDIIHNMTEAENFIDRVGYPVIVRPAFTLGGTGGGICHNYEQLKEIVASGLKYSPVTQCLLEKSIAGFKEIEYEVMRDKNDTAIVVCNMENIDPVGIHTGDSIVVAPSQTLSDREYQMLRNVSLKIIRALKIEGGCNVQLALDPFSFNYYIIEVNPRVSRSSALASKATGYPIAKLAAKIAVGLTLDEMMNPVTGRTYAAFEPALDYVVTKIPRWPFDKFEAAKRNLGTQMKATGEVMAMGRTFEESILKAVRSLETGQFHLELKNADSMSDEWIQKRICRAGDERLFFIGEALRRGVTIETINEWSQIDLFFLKKFENIVKYEEDLKNAAFDYDVAKRAKRLGFADRTIAKLWNTTEQQVYNWRKEQKLMPVYKMVDTCAAEFESETPYFYGTYEDENESVKTDKESVIVLGSGPIRIGQGVEFDYATVHSVWAIKEAGYEAIIVNNNPETVSTDFSISDKLYFEPLTIEDVMHIVDLEQPKGVVVQFGGQTAINLAEKLEQNGVKILGTSLEDTDRAENRNKFEAALHEIGIPQPLGKTAVNTEEAIIIATDIGYPVLVRPSYVLGGRAMEIVYNEEDLKHYMEHAVEASPEHPVLVDRYLTGIEIEVDAISDGENVLIPGIMEHIERAGVHSGDSIAVYPTQNISNELLETLVDYTTRLAKGLNIIGLLNIQYVISKGEVFVIEVNPRSSRTVPFMSKITSIPMANIATKAILGQSIVDQGFTPGLAPISKGVFVKVPVFSFAKLRRVDITLGPEMKSTGEVMGKDTTLEKALYKGLAAAGMEVKDHGTVLLTVADKDKEEAVGLAKRFKAIGYQIMATGGTAKAFEEAGIVVAPIGKIGSEGKTLLDVIQNGDTQIVINTLTKGKQPQRDGFRIRRESVENGIPCLTSLDTAEAMLRVIESMTFSAEAMGANI